Proteins encoded together in one Benincasa hispida cultivar B227 chromosome 1, ASM972705v1, whole genome shotgun sequence window:
- the LOC120087784 gene encoding DCC family protein At1g52590, chloroplastic — MALPLSGGIPARFVPPSLAKARPPHTISSASLSPTTKDETIDWVEATSDFFEKDTRPIMLFDGVCNLCNGGVRFVRANDRNRRIRLEALQSEAGKKLLRRSGRAPDDISSVVLVEKDRSYIKSEAVLRIMEYLELPFPQLALFLQFVPLFVRNIVYDNIADNRYTLFGRSESCEI; from the exons ATGGCGCTTCCACTTTCCGGCGGAATTCCGGCTCGTTTTGTCCCGCCGTCTCTAGCGAAAGCTAGACCACCGCATACAATTTCTTCCGCCTCTTTATCTCCGACAACCAAAGACGAAACAATAGATTGGGTCGAAGCAACTTCCGATTTCTTCGAGAAAGATACGAGACCAATTATGCTATTTGACG GTGTGTGCAATTTGTGCAATGGAGGTGTGAGATTTGTTCGTGCTAATGATCGAAATAg AAGAATACGATTAGAGGCTCTTCAAAGTGAAGCTGGCAAGAAGCTGTTAAGAAGGTCAGGAAGAGCACCGGATGATATTTCGAGCGTTGTACTTGTTGAAAAGGATAG ATCTTATATCAAGTCTGAAGCTGTTCTAAGAATAATGGAATATTTAGAGTTACCCTTTCCTCAGCTTGCACTTTTTCTCCAGTTTGTGCCCCT GTTTGTTCGAAATATTGTGTACGACAATATTGCAGATAATCGTTATACACTATTTGGACGCTCAGAGTCATGTGAAATATAG
- the LOC120073516 gene encoding probable polygalacturonase At3g15720 gives MNYKIIDVVHYGAAGDGKTDDSQAFLKAWMAVCEAATPSAMLVPSPRIFLLNPVEFQGPCMSSSVGVKILGRIVAQSDLDAWKDFDAENWLLFANVSGLVVQGNGKIDGQGAAWWDRESDGRPTALAFHDCDGLHLSGLTHINSPKSHMHIVRCNHASISKLNIMAPEDSPNTDGIDVSYSTDVKIHNCNIGTGIIVPVEY, from the exons ATGAACTATAAGATCATTGATGTGGTTCATTATGGGGCAGCTGGGGATGGAAAGACAGATGATTCACAA GCATTTCTAAAGGCTTGGATGGCTGTTTGTGAAGCTGCAACTCCCTCGGCTATGCTAGTACCATCTCCCAGAATATTTTTGCTGAACCCAGTGGAGTTTCAAGGCCCGTGCATGTCCTCCAGCGTTGGTGTTAAA ATCCTTGGAAGAATTGTGGCTCAAAGTGACCTTGATGCTTGGAAAGACTTTGATGCGGAAAATTGGTTGCTGTTTGCTAATGTGAGTGGACTTGTCGTACAAGGGAATGGCAAAATTGATGGGCAAGGAGCTGCTTGGTGGGACCGGGAATCGGATGGAAGACCCACG GCGTTGGCCTTTCACGACTGTGACGGCCTTCATCTTTCTGGATTAACACACATTAACAGTCCAAAAAGTCATATGCACATAGTTCGCTGCAATCATGCTTCCATCTCTAAACTGAACATAATGGCACCTGAGGATAGTCCCAACACTGATGGTATTGATGTCTCCTATTCAACAGATGTTAAGATTCATAATTGCAATATTGGAACAGGTATTATAGTACCAGTTGAATATTAA
- the LOC120074242 gene encoding embryo-specific protein ATS3B-like produces the protein METFKKVTISLYFLFALFSFSESSRSIPHQPQPQPLESFKINNTQNARSCSYTVTIKTSCSSPAYTRDHISIAFGDAYGNQVYVPRIDDPSSRAFERCSTDRYDLRGPCTYQICYVYLYRSGYDGWKVDKVTISSYSSKPVTFSYNSKIPNDVWFGFNFCSGHQAVESTAAM, from the exons ATGGAAACCTTCAAGAAAGTCACCATTTCCCTTTATTTCCTCTTCGCCCTCTTCAGCTTCTCAGAATCTTCTAGATCCATCCCTCATCAGCCTCAGCCTCAGCCTCTTGAATCCTTCAAAATCAACAATACCCAG AATGCAAGGAGCTGTTCGTACACAGTTACAATAAAAACAAGCTGTTCATCGCCTGCTTATACTCGAGACCATATCAGTATTGCATTTGGGGATGCATATGGGAATCAG GTATACGTACCGAGGATCGATGATCCGTCTTCAAGGGCATTTGAGCGCTGCTCTACAGACAGATATGACTTAAGGGGACCGTGCACATACCAGATATGCTACGTGTACCTCTACAGGAGTGGATACGATGGATGGAAAGTGGACAAAGTAACCATCAGTAGTTATTCTTCAAAACCCGTTACGTTTAGTTACAACTCGAAGATCCCCAATGATGTTTGGTTTGGATTTAATTTCTGCTCTGGGCATCAAGCTGTGGAATCTACTGCAGCAATGTAA
- the LOC120091823 gene encoding uncharacterized protein LOC120091823, protein MSRDCLELRARGAQYLKIEEADRVYVFLAGLNPKFDGVRSRILGQRLTPSLREVCSEIWLKEDRSCAMNNPITTTDAAAFIAKSPSADSDKNPPLVCEHCKKPWHTKDQCWKLHGRPPNSRRLQSHDKSNIGRALVSDSADEHTQKQSFVDSKNSLSMVGVSAIAQSGSEIGDDDWHCSAR, encoded by the exons ATGTCGAGAGATTGTCTGGAACTACGCGCAAGAGGGGCTCAATACTTGAAAATTGAAGAAGCAGACCGTGTGTATGTTTTCTTGGCTGGATTAAATCCTAAATTCGATGGTGTCCGTAGTCGAATATTGGGCCAACGTCTTACACCTTCTCTCAGAGAAGTTTGCTCTGAAATATGGCTGAAAGAGGATCGATCATGCGCCATGAATAATCCTATTACTACAACTGATGCAGCTGCCTTCATTGCAAAGTCGCCTAGTGCTGATAGCGATAAAAACCCCCCACTTGTGTGTGAGCACTGTAAGAAGCCCTGGCACACAAAGGACCAGTGTTGGAAATTGCACGGAAGACCTCCAAACAGCAGGCGACTACAGTCTCATGACAAATCTAATATTGGTCGTGCCCTAGTGAGTGACTCAGCAGATGAACATACTCAGAAGCAGTCTTTTGTTGACAGCAAGAACAGTTTGAGTATGGTTGGGGTGAGTGCTATTGCACAATCAG GATCTGAAAtcggggatgacgattggcactgctcGGCACGATAG